From the Streptomyces sp. NBC_00390 genome, the window CGCCGCGCTCTGTCTCAAGTCGGGCAACGCGGTGCTGCTGCGCGGCTCGTCCTCGGCGTACTCCTCCAACACGGCACTGGTGCGCGTGCTGCGGGACGCGGTCGGAGGCTCCGGTCTGCCGGCCGACGCGGTGCAGCTCGTGCCGGGCGAGAGCCGGGACTCCGTACGGGAGCTGATGCGGGCCCGCGGCATGGTCGACGTGCTCATCCCGCGCGGCGGCGCCTCGCTGATCCGCACGGTCGTGGAGGAGTCCACCGTCCCGGTCATCGAGACCGGCACCGGCAACTGCCACGTCTATGTGGACGCCGAGACCGACATCGACATGGCCGTCGAGATCCTGATCAACTCCAAGGCGCAGCGCCCGAGCGTGTGCAACGCCGCCGAGACGCTGCTGGTCCACCGGGACATCGCCGCGGCCTTCCTGCCGCGCGCCCTGGACGCCCTTGCCGACGCCGGGGTGACCGTGCACGGCGACGAGCGGGTGATCGAGTACGCGGACGCCACCAAGGCCACCGTCGTGGCCGCCACCGCCGAGGACTGGGAGACGGAGTACCTCTCCTACGACATCGCCGCCGCGGTCGTCGAGTCGCTCGACGCGGCAGTCGCCCACATCCGGCTGTGGTCCTCGGGCCACACCGAGGCGATCGTCACCACCTCGCAGGCGGCGGCGCGCCGGTTCACCCAGTTGGTCGATTCCACGACGGTCGCTGTGAACGCCTCCACGCGCTTCACGGACGGCGGCCAGTTCGGCTTCGGCGCGGAGATCGGTATCTCCACGCAGAAGCTGCACGCGCGCGGCCCCATGGGGCTTCCTGAGCTGACCTCGACGAAGTACATCGTGACGGGAGACGGTCACACCAGGTGACCGTCAGCGCCGGCGCGAAGCGCGTCACCCGGGCGGGGAGAGTTCGCACTCTCCCTGCCCAAACCCACCGGCCAGGTCTACTCTGAAGGCGTGCCGGACGACGTGGGGGGCAGGCCGTTCCCGGACGGTTGGGAGCCCGACGACGACCGCGGGGGCGCGGACGAGGACTTCGCCTCCGTGGTGTTCGACGAGGACTTCGTCCGGGCCGCCGCGTTCCATGAGCCGACAGCGGTGGAGCGACTGCTCGCCGCGGCCGAGGCGCGCGCCGAGGCCGAGGCCGCCCGCTCCGGATCCCGCACAGTGGGAGCCGAGGACGAGCTCTACGACGATGAGTACGGTTCCCGCGCGTATGCCAGGGGCGGTACCCGCGACGACGATGACGACGCCGACCCCGACGACGACTTCACCGGTCCGTACGGCAGGCACGGCGGCGCCCTGCGTCCCTACCGCGGCACCGCACGCTGGCACCGTCCGGTGGCCTGGGTACTGGCCCTGGTGATGGGCATCGGCATGGTCGCCCTCGCCTTCACGGCCGTCTACCGGGGCGCCTCGGGCAACCGCCAGGACCCGACGGTTCCGGCGCCCACGACGACCGGCGCCGATGCCACCCCCACGGGCGCGACCGTCACCGGCAGCGGCCATGGCCCGGAGGTCACCGACGCCCGCTCCGCACCACCGGTCCCCGCCGAGCAGCACACCCCCTGACCGCGGAGTAAGAATGGGTCGCAACTCGTCGGAACTTGTCGCACACCGTGGCGTTTACCGTGCCCCTGTCAGACCTACCCTGAAGGTATGGCTGGGCGTGGCGAGCCGCCCGAGGGGACACCCGAGGGACTCCCCGGCGGCGGCGAGGACGAGTATCGATCCGTTGTCTTCGACGAATCGTTCGTGCGGGCTGCCCGGATGCAGGAATACTCCGCGATGGAGCGGATGGGCGAGCACGCGCCCGCCGTGCGCAGCCTCCCCGTCTGGAGCGGGCGGCGCGCCTCCAAGCCGATCCTGCTGCTCGTCCTGCTGATCGTGATCGCCTTCGGTACGGCGATCTATCTGGGTTTCCGCCATCCGTACCAGCCGGGCCGGAGCACGGCGGCGGACCCGATGAGGATCACCCTGATCCCGCTCGCACCGCGCGGTCCCGTCCCCGGCGGCACCCCCGAAGCCCTCTTCTCGCGCAGTCCGGCCGCCCAGTTCCGTACCGGCGCCGCCGGGATCGCCCTGCCCGCCGTGCGCCGTACCGCCCACTTCTCCGAGGGACAGGTGATGACCGCGCTGACCACGGTCAAGGACTACCTCGTGGAATCCTCGCTCGACCCCGATGTGCTCACCGGCGGCGCGGTCCGTCCCGTCCGGGTGCTCCTCGACCCCGACCAGCTGCCGCAGTTCGACCGGAGCGTCGCCACGCCCACTGCCGACGGCCGTCACGCGGCCACCGGCTGGCTGGTGCGCTTCGACGCCGCGAAGGTGGCGCTGGCCGACCCCGAGGTGCGCGTACGCGGCACACTGCAGGCCACCGAGACCGGGAACGACGTGCTGGAAGTGACGTCGGACCACACCTTCGTCTACGCGTTGAGCCCGGCCGACACCGGAGATTCCCGGGCGGACGGTGCCGGCGGTCAACCCGTCGAAGTGAGCGGACCACGGTCCCAGGAGGCGAGCGGGCCTCGCGCGGCCGACGCCTCGCTGTTCACCGTCCGGCGCGAACTGCACTTCCGCTTCGACCGCGAAGATCTCCGGCTGCACCGCCTCGAACTGCTGGTCAGCTATCTCCAGGCCGGACCGCAGTCCT encodes:
- a CDS encoding glutamate-5-semialdehyde dehydrogenase translates to MTSLSSVTPYDNMSPVAQAAYRARAAAADLAPLPRSAKDDALLAIADALEVRTSEIVAANAEDIARAREAGTSESVIDRLTLTPERVRAIAADVRHVAALPDPVGEVVRGSTLPNGIDLRQVRVPLGVVGIIYEARPNVTVDAAALCLKSGNAVLLRGSSSAYSSNTALVRVLRDAVGGSGLPADAVQLVPGESRDSVRELMRARGMVDVLIPRGGASLIRTVVEESTVPVIETGTGNCHVYVDAETDIDMAVEILINSKAQRPSVCNAAETLLVHRDIAAAFLPRALDALADAGVTVHGDERVIEYADATKATVVAATAEDWETEYLSYDIAAAVVESLDAAVAHIRLWSSGHTEAIVTTSQAAARRFTQLVDSTTVAVNASTRFTDGGQFGFGAEIGISTQKLHARGPMGLPELTSTKYIVTGDGHTR
- a CDS encoding SCO2584 family spore wall biosynthesis protein — its product is MPDDVGGRPFPDGWEPDDDRGGADEDFASVVFDEDFVRAAAFHEPTAVERLLAAAEARAEAEAARSGSRTVGAEDELYDDEYGSRAYARGGTRDDDDDADPDDDFTGPYGRHGGALRPYRGTARWHRPVAWVLALVMGIGMVALAFTAVYRGASGNRQDPTVPAPTTTGADATPTGATVTGSGHGPEVTDARSAPPVPAEQHTP
- a CDS encoding SCO2583 family membrane protein; the encoded protein is MAGRGEPPEGTPEGLPGGGEDEYRSVVFDESFVRAARMQEYSAMERMGEHAPAVRSLPVWSGRRASKPILLLVLLIVIAFGTAIYLGFRHPYQPGRSTAADPMRITLIPLAPRGPVPGGTPEALFSRSPAAQFRTGAAGIALPAVRRTAHFSEGQVMTALTTVKDYLVESSLDPDVLTGGAVRPVRVLLDPDQLPQFDRSVATPTADGRHAATGWLVRFDAAKVALADPEVRVRGTLQATETGNDVLEVTSDHTFVYALSPADTGDSRADGAGGQPVEVSGPRSQEASGPRAADASLFTVRRELHFRFDREDLRLHRLELLVSYLQAGPQSCSSDASDALQPLLAGERAGPDGPAGTDPYAIGPATPALCGALSPDAQPSP